The Mycolicibacterium cosmeticum DNA window CGTAGCCGACCTCGTCGGCGGCGGTGACACCGAAACAGGTGTCGGGTAACCGGCTGATGTCCTCATCGGATCCGGTGAAGGTCATCGCCGGATGGATGGCCAGCGGGATACAGCCCTGCTCGGTCAGCGGGGCCAGCACGCCGACACCGTTGGCGCCGGAGGTGTGCGCGACGATCGTGCCGGGCCGGACCGCCGACGTCGCCGCCAGGCCGGACACCAGCGCGCCCAGCTCGGAGTCCGGGACGGCCAGCACCAGGAGTTCGGCGCGGGCGGCGACGTCATGGACCGGCAGGACCGCGGTGTCCGGCAGTCGCCGGGCCGCGCGGTCGCGGGATGCCCGGGAGATCGCGCTACAGGCCACCACCACGTGGCCGGCCCGCTCCAGCGCCACTCCCAGCGCGGACCCGACCCGCCCGGCCGACACCACGCCGACGGACAGTCGGGCCGGACGCAGGCCGTCGGGCCCACCCCATGCGGACCACGAAGCCGAAGGGGACTGCACCATCGCAGTGACCTCGCACTTTTCTTGAGATTCGGTCGTTCCGGTCCTGCCCTGCAGGTACCGGACGGTCGCCAAGAGCGTAGCTCACTCCTCGCGGCGGCGACGCCGCCCACCTCCGGTCTGACCGGCCTGCAACCGCGACAGGAGCTCCGAAACGGGTTGGCCACCCGCGTGCTGACCTGCGCTTTCCTCCGGGATGTCGGTAGCCGGCTGGGACTCGCCGGGGCTGCGGTGCCGGGCCGGACGGCCGGCGCTCTCCGCCGTCGTCTCGCTTGCCCGGACGGGTTCCTGCGGCAGTGGCGGCGTGGCCAGCGTGGGCGGGGCGGGGCTTTCCGACGGTGCGGCGTGCCGCGAACGCGGCGGCGCGTCAGGCTCGCCGGTGCTGGAGTGCCGCCCGCGCCGGGTTTCCACCGGCGGCGGGGTCATGGCCGGTTCGGGATGCACCGGCGGGGTGCCGTTGGCCGGGGCGGACACCCAGTTGCTCCCGGGGGCGCCGGCCGGAATGAACCGTCCTTCCGCCGGAGCGGGCTGCCAACCGGCGGCCGGCTGGTGCGGCGGGGCCGGCGGCGGCGTCCACACCGGTGGTGGTGGCGCCGGTTGGGGTTCCGGCTGCTGGGGTTCCGGTTGGGGCGGTGCCGGGGCCTGCCACACCGATTCCCGGACCGGCGGTGCGACGGGCGGCTGGGGTGGCTCGCTCCACGGCGGCGGCTGCTCGGCTTCACCGGCACGGCGGTGTGCCCCGCCGGCGGGCTGCCACGGCGCCCACTGCGGCTCCGGTACCGGCGGTTCGGCCGGCACGTCGATGATCGGGCTCTCCTCGGTGCGCGGCTCCGCGGCCGGCCGGGGCGGCGTGAACGACGGCACGAACGGCTCGGCCCGCTCCCCCTCGTCGATGCGGCTGGCGATCACCCGGCCGGCCGGGCGATCGGTTTCCAGCGCGGGCCGCTGGTCGAGGTCGGTGTCGAACAGGATCTCCAGGTTGTTGCGCAGCGCCGCCAGTTCGGCCCGCAGGGCCGCGACCTCGTCGGCGGCCTGGGCGCGAAGTTCGGCGGTCAACTCGCGGCGCAGTTGCGCCTCGACCGCGAGTTCGTATTCACGCCGCGCCGAGATCTCACGGTCGAGTTGGAGGTCGTAGACCAGCTTCAGATCGCGCACCTTCGCTTGGTCGACATCGCTCTGCCTGCGGTAGATGACCGAGACGAAGGCGGCCACCACCGCCGCCCACAACGCCAGTACCACCGCGAGTTTCAGCAATTCCACCCGGTTGGTGAACACGAGCACCGAACTGGCCACGATGGCCAGCACCAGCAACACCGACAGCAGCATCCATCCCGGCCTGCGGGACACGCGCCGAACACGCATGCCGCGGGACGGATCGGTCATGGGCCGACTGTACCGTTCACAGGTCACATCGCGTGTCGACCGCTCCGGCGATTCGAGCGGGATTCGGCACCGCTGCGCTACTCGGGTGCCGCATCCCGCGGCTCCTCCGGCTCGTCGGGCGACTTGCAGCAATGCTGTAACCACAGGGCCGCGATCACCAGGGCCAGCGCGCACACCGCGGCCACCACCGCGCCCGCGGTGTCCTCCCCGGCAACGCGTAACTCGCCCCGGCGCGGCAGCAGATAGCCGAGAACGCCCACCCACCAGCCGAAGACCAGCGCACCCACCCAGGCGGACGCCTTGGCGGTGACCACCGAGCGGGCCACCGCCAGCGGGTGCAGCCTGCCACCGCCCACCCCGATGCGCCCGTCACGGATCTTGCCCCGCACGTAATGTCCCCAGCCGGCTTCCGCGCCGGCGACCGCGAGCAGCGACACCCCGGTCAACAACGTGATCGGCGGAAACCATTTGTACAAGCCGACCACCAGCAGATAGCTCAGCACGGCGGCGATCACCGCAGCCACCACCAGATCGCGTTTGCGGGTCGGGCCCATCAGTGACTCAGCACCAGGTCGGTCGGCCGGACACCGGTGCGCTCCTTGGCGTCCAGCTCGGCGAGCAGGGCGGACACCGGCTGTTCGGTGCCGGTCACCCACAGCCGCGCGTCGGCGTCGGCGGCCAGCCAGGGGATCAGCACGAAGGCGCGCAGATGCGCGTACGGGTGCGGCAGTGTCAGCCGCGGGTCGTCGCTGTGGATCTGCCCGGCCCCGTCCTGACAGGTGATGATGTCGACATCCAGTGTTCTTGGTCCCCAGTGGATTTCGCGCACCCGGCCCGAGGCATCCTCGAACTCCTGGCCGATCCGCAGCCAGTCGGCCGGGCTGCGGTCCGGATGCTCGGCGATGACGACGGCGTTGAGGAATGGACCCTGCTCCACCCCACCCCAGGCGTCGGTCTCATAGACCGGCGAGACCGCCCGCACGCAGCCGTCGAGACCGTCGACCACCGACTGCAGGTGAGCCAGCCGGTCGCCCAGGTTGGAACCGATGGACAGTACGGTGCGGGTCATGCTCGCTCCCGCATCCCGCGTCGTGACCGTCGCGCCACCACCGCAACATCGGTGAACGTCAACGGGATCGGCGCACTGGGTTTGTGCACGACGACCTCGACGGCGTGCACCCGGGGATCGGTCATCACGGCGTCGGCGATCTCTGCCGACACCGTCTCGATCAGGTTGCGCGGCGGGCCGGCGACGATATCGGCGGCCCGCTGGGCCAGCGCGCCGTAATCCAGGGTGTCGGCCAGGTCGTCGCTGGCGGCGGCCGCGGCCAGGTCCACCCACACCGTCAGGTCGACGACGAAGTCCTGACCATCCCGACGCTCATGCTCGAAGACCCCGTGATGACCGCGAACGGTCAAGCCGCGCAATTCGATTCGATCAGCCATGCTGCCATGCTCCCACCACCGCCAGCGCGTCGACCGACGCCCGCACGTCGTGCACGCGCACTCCCCATGCGCCGTCCCGGGCGGCGAGCGCGGAGATCACGGCGGTCGCGGTCTCCCGGCCCGCCGGCGGGCGCGGCCGCCCGTCGGCGCCGGCCAGCAACGTGCCGAGGAACCGTTTGCGGGAGGCCCCCACCAGGACCGGCAGGCCGGTGCCGACGAATTCCGGCAAGGCCCGCAGCAGCGCCCAATTGTGTTGCCCGGTCTTGGCGAATCCCAGGCCGGGATCGATGATCAGGTTGTCGGCGGACACCCCGGCCGCCACCGCGGCGTCCACGCTGCGCAGCAGTTCCTCGCGCACCTCGGTCACCACATCGGTGTACCGGGGCACCTCGTGCGGCCGGTCCGCGCCGACCGAACGCCAGTGCATCAGGATCCACGGCACGCCGGCCTGGGCGACCACACCGGCCATCGCCGGGTCGGCCCGCCCGCCCGACACGTCGTTGACGATCCGCGCGCCGGCCGCCAGCGCCGCCTCGGCGACCGCGGCGTGCATGGTGTCGATGCTGAGGGTGAGGCCATGAGCGGCAAGCTCTTCGATGACCGGCACCACCCGGCCGGTCTCCACCGCGGCGTCCACCCGGGTGGCCCCGGGCCGGGTGGATTCCCCACCGACGTCGACGATCGCGGCCCCGTCGGAGACCAGCTGCAGGGCGTGCGCCACGGCGCGGTCACGATCCAGGAACTGTCCGCCGTCGGAGAAGGAGTCGTCGGTGACGTTGACGACGCCCATCACCACCGGGCCGGGCGCAAGCGTGCTCTCGCTCACTTCCGCAGGATCAGTTCCAGTGCCTCGGACCGGGACGCCTTGTCCGTCTTGAACTGCCCGCGCACGGCCGAGGTGGTTGTCACGGCGCCGGGTTTGCGCACCCCGCGCATCGCCATGCACAGATGCTCGGCCTCGACGACGACGATCACCCCACGCGGGTCGAGCTTGCGCATCAGGGCGTCGGCGATCTGCGCGGTCAGCCGTTCCTGCACCTGCGGGCGCTTGGCATACAGGTCGACCAGCCGGGCGATCTTGGACAGCCCGGTCACCCGGCCGTCCAGTCCGGGGATGTACCCGACGTGCGCGACCCCGTGGAAGGACACCAGGTGGTGCTCGCAGGTGGAGTACATCGGGATTTCCTTGACCAGCACCAGCTCGTCGTGCTGTTCGTCGAAGGTGGTGTTGAGCACCGCATCCGGGTCGGTGTACAGGCCGGCGAAGATCTCCCGGTAGGCGCGCGCGACCCGGGCCGGGGTGTCCACCAGGCCGTGCCGATCCGGATCCTCGCCGACCGCGAGCAGCAGCTCCCGCACGGCGGCCTCGGCCCGCGGTTGATCGAAATCGCGCAGTGCCGCGTTGGCCTGGCTCGCCGTCATCGACGCTCCTCCGGTGCCGGCTCGCCGTGGGCCGGCGGGTAGGGCGGATATGGCCGCTGTTGCTGCGGCGGATACCCAGGCTGCTGCGGTGGCTGTTGTTGCGCCGGTGGGTACCAGTAGCCCTGCGGCGGCTGTCCGCCGGGCTGGCGCGGTGGCCAGCCCGGGGCGTGCCAGCCGGCCGGCGCGCCGTAGTCGGGCTGCGCGGGCTGGGCACCGTTGGGTGCGCCGTTGCTGCCGTTTGCGTGTCCACCGACGCCGTTGCCGTTCTTGCCCGCGGCGGCCTCGGCGGCCGCGTTCGCCTTGGCCATCGCGGCCTTGAACGCCGGTTCGGGCACCGGCGGCGGCCACGGTTCGCCACGCTCGATGGCGATCTCGCCGGGCGTCTTGATGGGCGGCTTGTCCGAGGGGATGCGCCCGCCGAAGTCGTCGAACATGGTCAGCCGCGGCCGCTTCTTCACATCCTTGAGGATGCGCTCGAGATCGGGGCGGTGCAGGGTTTCCTTCTCCAGCAGCTCACCGGCGAGCACGTCGAGGGTGTCCCGGTATTCGGTGAGCACCTCCCACGCCTCGGTGTGGGCCGCCTCGATCAGCTTGCGCACCTCGTCGTCGATGTCGCGGGCCACCTCGTGACCGAAATCGGCCTGGGTGCCCATGGTGCGACCCAGGAACGGGTCGCCGTGCTCGGTGCCGTAGCGCACCGCACCCAACTTCGGGCTCATGCCGTGCTCGGTGACCATCGCCCGAGCGACCTTGGTGGCGTTCTCGATATCGGACACCGCACCCGTGGTCGGTTCGCGGAAGATCAGTTCCTCGGCGGCCCGGCCGCCGATGGCCATCACCAGCCGGGCGATCAGCTCGGACCGGGTCTGCAACCCCTTGTCGTCCTCGGGGACGGCGACCGCGTGCCCGCCGGTGCGGCCGCGGGCCAGGATGGTGACCTTGTACACCGGATCCAGGTGCGGCATCGCCCAGCCGGCCAGGGTGTGCCCGGCCTCGTGGTAGGCGGTGATCTTCTTCTCCAGCTCGCTGATGATGCGGCCCTTGCGGCGCGGTCCACCGATCACCCGGTCGACGGCCTCTTCCAGGGCCGGTCCGGTGATGATGGTGCCGTTCTCCCGGGCGGTCAGCAGCGCGGCCTCGTTGATGACGTTGGCCAGGTCGGCGCCGGAGAATCCGACGGTGCGCTTGGCCAGGCCGTCCAGGTCGGCGTCGGGGGCGATCGGCTTGCCCGCCGAGTGCACCCGGAGCACGGCGCGCCGGCCGGCCAGGTCCGGATTGGTGACCGGGATCTGGCGGTCGAAGCGGCCGGGACGCAGCAGCGCCGGGTCCAGGATGTCGGGCCGGTTGGTGGCGGCGATCAGGATGACGCCCTGGCGGTCACCGAAGCCGTCCATCTCGACGAGCAGCTGGTTGAGCGTCTGCTCGCGT harbors:
- the folB gene encoding dihydroneopterin aldolase, whose translation is MADRIELRGLTVRGHHGVFEHERRDGQDFVVDLTVWVDLAAAAASDDLADTLDYGALAQRAADIVAGPPRNLIETVSAEIADAVMTDPRVHAVEVVVHKPSAPIPLTFTDVAVVARRSRRGMRERA
- a CDS encoding DUF6779 domain-containing protein, yielding MTDPSRGMRVRRVSRRPGWMLLSVLLVLAIVASSVLVFTNRVELLKLAVVLALWAAVVAAFVSVIYRRQSDVDQAKVRDLKLVYDLQLDREISARREYELAVEAQLRRELTAELRAQAADEVAALRAELAALRNNLEILFDTDLDQRPALETDRPAGRVIASRIDEGERAEPFVPSFTPPRPAAEPRTEESPIIDVPAEPPVPEPQWAPWQPAGGAHRRAGEAEQPPPWSEPPQPPVAPPVRESVWQAPAPPQPEPQQPEPQPAPPPPVWTPPPAPPHQPAAGWQPAPAEGRFIPAGAPGSNWVSAPANGTPPVHPEPAMTPPPVETRRGRHSSTGEPDAPPRSRHAAPSESPAPPTLATPPLPQEPVRASETTAESAGRPARHRSPGESQPATDIPEESAGQHAGGQPVSELLSRLQAGQTGGGRRRRREE
- a CDS encoding Rossmann-like and DUF2520 domain-containing protein; translation: MVQSPSASWSAWGGPDGLRPARLSVGVVSAGRVGSALGVALERAGHVVVACSAISRASRDRAARRLPDTAVLPVHDVAARAELLVLAVPDSELGALVSGLAATSAVRPGTIVAHTSGANGVGVLAPLTEQGCIPLAIHPAMTFTGSDEDISRLPDTCFGVTAADEVGYAIAQALVLEIGGEPFRVREDARTLYHAALAHASNHLVTVVLDSLTALRHALRGNELLGQELVGEAPGGLAERIVGPLARASLDNALQRGQSALTGPVARGDAAAVAGHLLALTESDPELAQAYRANSLRTAQRAHAPKEVFDVLARKVTDQQ
- a CDS encoding DUF3180 domain-containing protein translates to MGPTRKRDLVVAAVIAAVLSYLLVVGLYKWFPPITLLTGVSLLAVAGAEAGWGHYVRGKIRDGRIGVGGGRLHPLAVARSVVTAKASAWVGALVFGWWVGVLGYLLPRRGELRVAGEDTAGAVVAAVCALALVIAALWLQHCCKSPDEPEEPRDAAPE
- the folK gene encoding 2-amino-4-hydroxy-6-hydroxymethyldihydropteridine diphosphokinase, which translates into the protein MTRTVLSIGSNLGDRLAHLQSVVDGLDGCVRAVSPVYETDAWGGVEQGPFLNAVVIAEHPDRSPADWLRIGQEFEDASGRVREIHWGPRTLDVDIITCQDGAGQIHSDDPRLTLPHPYAHLRAFVLIPWLAADADARLWVTGTEQPVSALLAELDAKERTGVRPTDLVLSH
- the folP gene encoding dihydropteroate synthase produces the protein MGVVNVTDDSFSDGGQFLDRDRAVAHALQLVSDGAAIVDVGGESTRPGATRVDAAVETGRVVPVIEELAAHGLTLSIDTMHAAVAEAALAAGARIVNDVSGGRADPAMAGVVAQAGVPWILMHWRSVGADRPHEVPRYTDVVTEVREELLRSVDAAVAAGVSADNLIIDPGLGFAKTGQHNWALLRALPEFVGTGLPVLVGASRKRFLGTLLAGADGRPRPPAGRETATAVISALAARDGAWGVRVHDVRASVDALAVVGAWQHG
- the folE gene encoding GTP cyclohydrolase I FolE — translated: MTASQANAALRDFDQPRAEAAVRELLLAVGEDPDRHGLVDTPARVARAYREIFAGLYTDPDAVLNTTFDEQHDELVLVKEIPMYSTCEHHLVSFHGVAHVGYIPGLDGRVTGLSKIARLVDLYAKRPQVQERLTAQIADALMRKLDPRGVIVVVEAEHLCMAMRGVRKPGAVTTTSAVRGQFKTDKASRSEALELILRK
- the ftsH gene encoding ATP-dependent zinc metalloprotease FtsH codes for the protein MNRKNVIRTVTAIAVVLLLGWSFFYFSDDTRGYKPVDTSVAMAQISADNVKSAQIDDREQQLRLELKSGNGDTENSDKIITKYPTGYGVDLFNALTAKNAKTNTVVNQGSVLGSLLIYLLPLLLLVGLFVMFSRMQTGGRMGFGFGKSKAKQLGKDMPKTTFADVAGADEAVEELYEIKDFLQNPSRYQALGAKIPRGVLLFGPPGTGKTLLARAVAGEAGVPFFTISGSDFVEMFVGVGASRVRDLFEQAKQNSPCIIFVDEIDAVGRQRGAGMGGGHDEREQTLNQLLVEMDGFGDRQGVILIAATNRPDILDPALLRPGRFDRQIPVTNPDLAGRRAVLRVHSAGKPIAPDADLDGLAKRTVGFSGADLANVINEAALLTARENGTIITGPALEEAVDRVIGGPRRKGRIISELEKKITAYHEAGHTLAGWAMPHLDPVYKVTILARGRTGGHAVAVPEDDKGLQTRSELIARLVMAIGGRAAEELIFREPTTGAVSDIENATKVARAMVTEHGMSPKLGAVRYGTEHGDPFLGRTMGTQADFGHEVARDIDDEVRKLIEAAHTEAWEVLTEYRDTLDVLAGELLEKETLHRPDLERILKDVKKRPRLTMFDDFGGRIPSDKPPIKTPGEIAIERGEPWPPPVPEPAFKAAMAKANAAAEAAAGKNGNGVGGHANGSNGAPNGAQPAQPDYGAPAGWHAPGWPPRQPGGQPPQGYWYPPAQQQPPQQPGYPPQQQRPYPPYPPAHGEPAPEERR